One region of Psychrobacter sp. DAB_AL43B genomic DNA includes:
- the adhP gene encoding alcohol dehydrogenase AdhP: protein MSDKMKAAVLHEFGQPLQIEEVDIPTPGAGEIVVKMQASGVCHTDLHAIEGDWPVKPSPPFIPGHEGVGLITAVGEGVTHVKEGDRVGVPWLYSACGHCTHCLGGWETLCEKQQNSGYSINGSFAEYVLANANYVGIIPESVDSVEIAPVLCAGVTVYKGLKMTDTKPGDWVVISGIGGLGHMAVQYAIAMGLNVAAVDIDDDKLAFAKKLGAKVTVNAKNTDPAEYLQKEIGGAHGALVTAVSAKAFDQALGMLRRGGTLVCNGLPTGEFPVSIFDTVLNGITIRGSIVGTRLDLQESLDMAAAGKVKATVAAEPLENINDIFERMRNGKIEGRIVIDYSM from the coding sequence ATGAGTGATAAAATGAAAGCGGCCGTTTTACATGAGTTCGGACAACCATTACAGATTGAAGAAGTAGATATTCCGACACCAGGTGCTGGTGAAATTGTGGTCAAGATGCAAGCATCAGGCGTTTGTCATACTGACTTACATGCCATTGAAGGAGACTGGCCAGTAAAACCTAGCCCACCATTTATTCCTGGACATGAAGGCGTAGGCTTGATAACCGCTGTTGGCGAAGGCGTTACCCACGTCAAAGAAGGCGACCGCGTCGGGGTTCCTTGGTTGTACTCTGCCTGTGGCCACTGTACGCATTGTCTAGGCGGCTGGGAAACCTTATGCGAGAAGCAGCAAAATTCTGGCTATTCGATTAACGGTAGTTTTGCAGAATATGTTCTAGCCAATGCAAACTATGTCGGCATTATTCCTGAAAGCGTTGACTCTGTTGAGATTGCACCCGTTTTATGTGCAGGTGTCACTGTCTATAAAGGTCTTAAAATGACCGACACCAAGCCAGGCGATTGGGTCGTCATTTCCGGTATCGGCGGACTAGGTCATATGGCAGTTCAATATGCCATCGCGATGGGTCTCAACGTGGCTGCGGTCGATATTGATGATGATAAACTTGCATTTGCTAAAAAACTGGGCGCAAAAGTCACTGTTAATGCAAAAAACACTGACCCTGCTGAGTATCTACAAAAAGAAATAGGCGGTGCTCATGGTGCACTAGTGACAGCAGTATCTGCAAAAGCTTTTGATCAAGCGCTTGGCATGTTACGACGCGGCGGTACTTTGGTTTGTAATGGTCTACCAACCGGTGAGTTCCCAGTATCAATTTTTGATACTGTTTTGAACGGGATTACTATTCGTGGCTCGATCGTTGGTACTCGTCTCGACTTACAAGAGTCGCTAGATATGGCGGCGGCAGGCAAGGTAAAAGCCACAGTTGCCGCTGAACCACTTGAGAATATCAATGATATCTTTGAACGTATGCGTAATGGTAAAATTGAAGGTCGCATCGTCATTGACTATAGCATGTAG
- a CDS encoding Dps family protein, with the protein MSNTNNTTNQIGLEKADMSEVIAKLNSLLSSYHMFYINVRGYHWNVKGEHFFTLHPKFEELYTALQLQIDEIAERILTLGGTPLHAYSDFAQHTSISEDKNVKDGTTCVNGVVSGLQALIAEQRQVSALAVESDDQGTADLVDAYVQEQEKLIWMYNAFLG; encoded by the coding sequence ATGAGTAATACTAATAATACTACTAACCAAATCGGTCTAGAAAAAGCAGATATGAGCGAAGTTATTGCCAAGCTCAATAGCTTATTATCAAGCTACCATATGTTCTATATCAACGTCCGTGGTTATCATTGGAACGTAAAAGGCGAGCATTTTTTTACCTTACATCCAAAGTTTGAAGAGCTATATACAGCCCTACAATTACAAATTGATGAAATTGCTGAACGTATCCTAACTTTAGGCGGCACGCCATTGCATGCCTATAGCGATTTTGCTCAGCATACGAGCATTAGCGAAGACAAAAACGTTAAAGACGGTACGACTTGCGTCAACGGTGTGGTTAGTGGTCTGCAAGCGCTGATCGCAGAGCAACGTCAAGTATCAGCGCTCGCGGTAGAAAGCGACGACCAAGGTACCGCTGATTTGGTTGATGCCTATGTGCAAGAGCAAGAAAAGCTTATTTGGATGTATAACGCCTTTTTGGGCTAA
- a CDS encoding GMC family oxidoreductase, with translation MEFEASFDYVIVGGGSAGCVLASRLTENPDISVCLLEYGGDGKDLAIRVPAGLILMVPGKPLKLNNWCFHTTPQTHLNNRRGFQPRGQCLGGSSAINAMIYTRGSALDYEHWVEQGCSGWGFDDVLPYFIKAENNIHGGDDLHGDSGPLHVSDLLSPRDISKAFVEAAVANGLDRNEDFNGKKQDGAGLYQVTHFHGEKQGQRCSAAAAYLHPVQSRPNLTVITHAQANRVILEDKQATGVVYEKDGVEHTIMARHEVILSGGAFGSPKVLMLSGIGPAEHLQSHGIDVVVDAPEVGGNLQDHLDVVFDYEVNTTDVIGVGMATIPTLTKSIRQWRKDGTGLLSTNYAEAGAFYSVGDDPKEWPNTQLHFVISRVINHGRDIKRGFAVSCHTCYLRPESRGTVRLDSANPSDAVLIDPNYLSNPKDVEYMVAGAERARAIMQESPMAKYITEDYPAPYIEKDGMLGYIRNRSDTIYHPVGTCRMGSDNDSVVDLELKVRGVSGLRVIDASIMPTLISANTNAPTIMIAEKIADLIKANHMNKEPVSA, from the coding sequence ATGGAATTTGAAGCAAGTTTTGATTACGTCATCGTTGGCGGTGGTTCTGCAGGTTGTGTGCTTGCCAGCCGCCTTACAGAAAACCCAGATATCAGCGTTTGTTTATTAGAATACGGTGGCGACGGTAAAGATCTTGCTATTCGTGTCCCTGCCGGGCTGATTTTGATGGTACCGGGAAAACCGCTTAAATTAAACAATTGGTGTTTTCATACCACGCCGCAAACGCATCTCAATAACCGCCGCGGCTTTCAACCACGTGGGCAATGCTTGGGCGGCTCATCCGCCATTAACGCGATGATTTATACGCGCGGCAGTGCGCTAGACTATGAACACTGGGTTGAACAAGGCTGTAGCGGTTGGGGTTTTGATGATGTGCTACCCTATTTTATCAAAGCAGAAAACAATATCCATGGTGGCGATGACCTGCATGGTGATAGTGGACCGCTGCATGTTAGCGACTTACTCAGTCCACGCGACATCTCAAAAGCATTTGTAGAAGCGGCCGTTGCCAATGGTCTTGACCGTAATGAGGATTTTAATGGCAAAAAACAAGACGGTGCAGGATTGTATCAAGTCACGCATTTTCATGGAGAAAAGCAAGGTCAACGCTGCTCTGCCGCTGCCGCTTACCTGCATCCGGTACAAAGCCGACCAAATCTAACCGTTATTACCCACGCACAAGCTAACCGCGTTATCCTTGAAGACAAACAAGCGACTGGTGTCGTCTATGAAAAAGATGGCGTTGAACATACCATTATGGCACGTCATGAAGTAATATTATCAGGCGGTGCTTTTGGCTCGCCTAAAGTCCTAATGTTATCAGGTATTGGTCCTGCTGAGCATTTGCAGTCTCACGGCATCGATGTGGTGGTAGATGCACCCGAAGTTGGGGGTAATCTACAAGATCATCTGGACGTCGTATTTGATTACGAGGTGAATACCACCGATGTCATCGGGGTCGGCATGGCGACTATTCCAACCCTAACCAAAAGCATTCGACAGTGGAGAAAGGATGGTACAGGCCTCTTGTCTACCAACTATGCGGAAGCGGGCGCATTCTATAGCGTCGGTGATGATCCAAAAGAATGGCCAAATACTCAGCTACACTTTGTCATCTCTCGTGTCATTAATCATGGTCGTGATATCAAACGCGGCTTCGCTGTTTCTTGTCACACCTGTTACCTACGCCCTGAAAGTCGCGGTACGGTCAGACTAGACTCTGCCAATCCCTCTGACGCCGTATTGATAGATCCAAACTATCTTTCTAACCCCAAAGATGTAGAGTATATGGTAGCAGGCGCGGAGCGTGCGCGAGCCATCATGCAAGAATCGCCAATGGCCAAATATATTACCGAGGATTACCCTGCTCCTTATATCGAAAAAGACGGCATGCTGGGTTATATTCGTAATAGATCAGATACTATCTATCATCCTGTCGGAACTTGCCGTATGGGTTCAGATAACGATTCAGTGGTCGATTTAGAATTAAAGGTGCGAGGCGTCAGTGGATTACGAGTGATTGATGCGTCAATAATGCCGACATTAATCAGTGCCAATACCAATGCACCGACTATCATGATTGCCGAAAAAATAGCAGACCTTATCAAGGCAAACCACATGAATAAAGAGCCAGTGTCTGCTTAA
- a CDS encoding YcxB family protein, whose protein sequence is MALYPYTLQPVALNITEAEFHQAQYELFASASPSFGLSSIKTKEWVIMAVVVVLAIAGLVFLTGYSTIIFWLMLASVVIYLLVRTLGFKWYVKREFEKQVADQEMPDEMRQMKLGVQKHGLVMAMPVNQPDMFKSNQMRGMQMRAGNMQQAVIPWSAVKSWDETDDYIFMMFEMKGQQGSQIIPKRLQAQKFPIDTVRQHLQEVVPAKGLNPESLQPPA, encoded by the coding sequence ATGGCCCTGTACCCCTACACGCTACAACCTGTCGCCTTAAATATAACCGAGGCCGAATTTCACCAAGCACAGTATGAGCTATTTGCCAGTGCCAGTCCCTCATTTGGTCTGTCGAGTATTAAGACTAAAGAATGGGTGATTATGGCAGTTGTTGTGGTATTAGCCATTGCTGGTCTGGTTTTTTTGACCGGTTATTCGACCATTATTTTTTGGCTTATGCTAGCGTCTGTCGTTATTTATCTACTGGTTCGTACCCTTGGTTTCAAGTGGTATGTCAAAAGAGAGTTTGAAAAACAAGTCGCTGACCAAGAAATGCCAGATGAGATGCGCCAGATGAAACTGGGGGTGCAAAAGCACGGTCTAGTGATGGCAATGCCGGTCAATCAGCCTGATATGTTTAAAAGCAATCAGATGCGTGGCATGCAAATGCGTGCAGGTAACATGCAACAAGCCGTGATTCCTTGGAGCGCTGTTAAAAGTTGGGATGAAACAGATGACTATATCTTTATGATGTTTGAGATGAAGGGTCAGCAAGGTAGCCAAATCATCCCTAAGCGCCTACAAGCTCAAAAATTTCCCATCGATACCGTACGCCAACATTTACAAGAAGTCGTTCCAGCGAAAGGTTTGAATCCTGAAAGCCTACAACCACCAGCATAA
- a CDS encoding NERD domain-containing protein, translating to MSLMSSFKGVLGETVINVAMWLKLEKDVYHRLNNITLPLANGGSTQIDHVIVSVYGIFVIETKNYKGWIFGNEKQRQWTQVIMGRKYKFQNPLHQNYLHIKTLADLLELELNYFHSMIAFIGECELKTRDELPEHVLTSGIASYVKKKQDKLLTDEAVEAIVEQIESNRFNKSWKTNRQHKAYLKDKHSHSNKTSSKNPNINSSNKSVTKPTPEPTNTEIVKSREVFRWSGQTAVEHVDAPIASASHDQPINSTNLANIQLTNEDMIFLTPFAVLEPEPKITEHSVIKQVDNPAVSPETPACPKCSGEMVKRVTKKGQRHGQRFYGCRQFPKCRGVMNID from the coding sequence ATGTCCCTTATGTCCAGCTTCAAAGGCGTTTTAGGCGAAACAGTTATCAATGTTGCCATGTGGCTAAAGCTTGAAAAAGACGTCTATCATCGCCTAAACAATATTACCTTACCATTAGCTAATGGCGGTAGTACCCAGATTGATCATGTCATCGTCTCCGTGTATGGTATTTTTGTGATTGAAACCAAAAACTATAAAGGCTGGATATTTGGCAATGAGAAGCAGAGGCAGTGGACGCAAGTTATTATGGGTCGTAAGTATAAATTCCAAAACCCATTACACCAGAATTATTTACATATTAAGACGCTAGCAGATTTGCTAGAGCTGGAGTTAAACTACTTCCATTCGATGATTGCTTTCATTGGTGAGTGTGAGCTTAAGACTCGTGATGAGTTACCTGAGCACGTATTGACGAGTGGCATAGCATCTTATGTGAAGAAAAAACAAGATAAGTTATTAACCGACGAAGCAGTCGAGGCTATCGTTGAGCAGATTGAAAGCAATAGATTTAACAAATCTTGGAAAACCAATAGGCAGCATAAAGCCTATTTAAAAGACAAGCATAGCCATTCAAATAAGACTTCAAGTAAGAACCCAAATATTAATTCAAGTAATAAGTCAGTTACTAAGCCTACACCTGAGCCAACAAACACAGAAATTGTTAAAAGTAGAGAAGTATTTCGATGGTCTGGTCAAACGGCGGTTGAGCACGTTGATGCACCGATTGCTTCGGCTAGCCATGATCAGCCTATCAATTCTACTAATCTTGCCAACATTCAGCTGACCAATGAGGATATGATTTTTCTCACACCATTCGCTGTTTTAGAACCTGAGCCTAAAATTACTGAACACTCTGTCATTAAGCAGGTTGATAATCCCGCTGTATCGCCTGAGACACCTGCTTGCCCAAAATGTAGCGGTGAGATGGTAAAACGCGTCACGAAAAAAGGTCAGCGCCACGGTCAGCGCTTTTATGGTTGTCGTCAATTTCCAAAATGTCGCGGTGTGATGAACATCGATTAA
- a CDS encoding DUF779 domain-containing protein translates to MKVTATESCKELIELLKSKHGELMFHLSGGCCDGSSPMCYPLGEFKVGGQDVLIGELAGCPFYMGKPQYKLWQHTDLTIDVVNGRGASFSLEIPEGKRFIVRSEVCAV, encoded by the coding sequence ATGAAAGTCACTGCGACAGAATCTTGTAAAGAGCTCATTGAATTATTAAAATCCAAGCATGGGGAGTTGATGTTTCACCTATCAGGTGGCTGCTGCGATGGTAGCTCGCCGATGTGTTATCCATTAGGCGAGTTTAAAGTGGGCGGTCAAGACGTGCTCATTGGTGAGCTCGCTGGCTGTCCGTTTTATATGGGTAAGCCGCAGTATAAACTATGGCAACATACCGATTTAACCATCGATGTAGTCAACGGACGCGGTGCGAGCTTCTCACTTGAGATACCAGAAGGAAAACGATTTATTGTGCGCTCAGAAGTCTGTGCGGTATAA
- the tkt gene encoding transketolase: MPAPISERKLANAIRVLSFDAVQKANSGHPGAPMGMADIAEVLWRKFLKHNPADPQWHNRDRFVLSNGHGSMLIYSLLHLSGYDVSVDDLKGFRQLHSKTPGHPELGYTPGIETTTGPLGQGIANAVGFAIAEKTLAAQFNRDGHNVVDHHTYAFLGDGCLMEGISHEVCSLAGTLALGKLVFFYDDNGISIDGNVDGWFTDDTQARFEAYGWQVIKVDGHDADAITKATDQAIKETTKPSLVICKTTIGAGSPNKQGLASSHGAPLGDDEIALTRDALSWKHAPFELDDEIYEAWDGKVKGDVLQRNWDANFAAYKKAYPELATELLRRLNGDLPADFEQQAQAYIQQTQEQGGDVASRKASQNAINTLQPLLPELLGGSADLAGSNLTLFKDAKGIQDDDAGNYIYYGVREFGMTAIANGIALHGGFIPYVATFLMFMEYARNAVRMGALMKQRVIHVYTHDSIGLGEDGPTHQPVEQLTSLRTTPNLRTWRPCDATESASAWVEAIKSENNPSALIFSRQSLPHQARESEQVANITKGGYVLAKEQSELQAIIIATGSEVGLAMQAYETLSTNGVGVRVVSMPCAEIFSEQDANYREAVLPANIRARVAVEAAHVDYWFKFVGLDGKVIGMTTYGESAPADELYKEFGITTEAVVEAVNSLV, from the coding sequence ATGCCAGCTCCAATTAGCGAACGTAAATTAGCCAATGCCATCCGTGTACTGTCGTTTGATGCAGTTCAAAAAGCCAACTCCGGACATCCGGGCGCGCCAATGGGCATGGCTGATATTGCCGAAGTTTTGTGGCGCAAATTTTTAAAGCACAATCCTGCTGACCCGCAGTGGCATAACCGTGATCGCTTTGTATTGTCAAACGGTCATGGCTCAATGCTGATTTATTCATTGCTACATTTATCAGGTTATGACGTTAGCGTTGATGACCTAAAAGGCTTCCGCCAACTACATTCAAAAACCCCTGGTCATCCTGAACTTGGTTATACACCGGGTATTGAAACCACGACTGGCCCATTAGGCCAAGGTATTGCTAATGCCGTCGGTTTTGCAATTGCAGAAAAGACACTAGCGGCACAGTTTAACCGTGACGGACATAACGTCGTCGATCATCATACTTATGCTTTTCTAGGCGATGGTTGCTTGATGGAAGGTATCAGCCATGAAGTTTGCTCATTAGCTGGCACGTTAGCATTAGGCAAGCTGGTATTCTTTTATGATGACAATGGTATTTCAATCGATGGCAATGTCGACGGTTGGTTCACTGACGATACGCAAGCGCGTTTTGAAGCGTATGGCTGGCAAGTTATCAAGGTCGACGGTCATGATGCTGATGCGATTACTAAAGCGACTGATCAAGCGATTAAAGAAACTACTAAGCCAAGCTTAGTTATTTGCAAAACCACGATTGGTGCGGGAAGCCCGAATAAACAAGGCTTAGCGTCTAGTCATGGCGCGCCGTTGGGTGATGACGAAATTGCTTTAACACGTGATGCCTTATCTTGGAAGCATGCACCATTTGAATTAGATGATGAAATCTATGAAGCGTGGGATGGTAAAGTCAAAGGCGATGTATTACAAAGGAACTGGGATGCGAATTTTGCAGCCTATAAAAAAGCTTATCCAGAGCTTGCTACTGAGTTATTACGTCGTTTAAATGGTGACCTGCCAGCTGATTTTGAGCAGCAAGCGCAAGCCTATATTCAGCAAACCCAAGAGCAGGGCGGTGATGTTGCTAGCCGTAAAGCCAGTCAAAACGCAATTAATACCTTGCAACCATTATTGCCAGAGTTGTTAGGCGGTTCAGCGGATCTTGCTGGCTCGAACCTTACGTTATTTAAAGACGCTAAAGGCATTCAAGACGACGACGCTGGCAATTATATCTATTATGGCGTACGTGAATTTGGTATGACCGCGATTGCTAATGGTATCGCACTACATGGCGGCTTTATCCCTTACGTCGCAACCTTCCTTATGTTTATGGAATACGCGCGTAACGCCGTCCGTATGGGCGCACTCATGAAGCAGCGTGTCATCCACGTTTATACTCATGATTCTATTGGCTTAGGTGAAGATGGTCCAACCCATCAGCCCGTTGAGCAATTAACTAGCTTACGTACCACGCCGAATCTACGTACATGGCGTCCTTGTGATGCGACGGAATCTGCCAGCGCTTGGGTTGAAGCAATCAAGTCGGAAAATAATCCATCAGCATTGATCTTTAGCCGTCAAAGTTTGCCACACCAAGCACGTGAAAGCGAGCAAGTCGCTAACATTACCAAAGGTGGTTATGTACTTGCCAAAGAGCAGAGCGAGCTACAAGCAATTATCATTGCTACTGGTTCAGAAGTTGGTCTTGCGATGCAAGCGTACGAAACATTGAGCACAAATGGCGTTGGTGTGCGTGTAGTCTCTATGCCATGTGCTGAAATCTTTAGTGAGCAAGATGCCAACTACCGTGAAGCGGTATTACCTGCCAATATCCGTGCTCGTGTGGCGGTAGAAGCGGCGCATGTAGACTACTGGTTTAAGTTCGTTGGCCTTGATGGCAAAGTCATCGGCATGACCACTTATGGTGAATCAGCGCCAGCAGATGAGCTATATAAAGAGTTTGGTATCACCACTGAAGCAGTCGTTGAGGCGGTGAATAGTTTGGTTTAA
- the serS gene encoding serine--tRNA ligase: MIDPKLLRGDLTDLQQQLASRGYTLDIEFWQSIESDRKSLQVKTEELQSRRNAGAKQVGALKKSGEDASELLTEMQSVSGEIKTAEDELRTLQERINQAALQIPNIPAADTPVGTSEDDNVEMRKWGTPREFDFEIQDHTHIGETLGMLDFEAAAKLTGSRFNVLKGQLAQMHRALIQFMLNTHTIKYGYTETYVPYIVNSESLKGTGQLPKFEDDLFKLTNHTNNDGTDFYLIPTAEVPMTNLVRGERLDIKELPLKFTAHTPCFRSEAGSHGRDTRGLIRQHQFEKVEMVNIASAEQSDDLLEAMTGQAEYILQQLNLPYRVVQLCTGDMGFAAQKTYDIEVWLPSQDTYREISSCSNCGDFQARRMGTRVKDGKQTSLAHTLNGSGLAVGRTLLAVMENHQNADGSVTIPEVLRPFMGGAELILA; this comes from the coding sequence ATGATTGACCCAAAACTCTTACGCGGTGATTTGACAGATTTACAGCAGCAATTGGCCAGCCGTGGTTATACGCTTGATATTGAGTTCTGGCAAAGTATTGAATCCGACCGTAAGTCTCTGCAGGTCAAAACCGAAGAGTTGCAGTCGCGCCGTAATGCAGGTGCTAAACAAGTGGGCGCACTAAAAAAATCTGGTGAAGATGCCAGTGAGCTGCTTACTGAAATGCAAAGTGTCAGCGGTGAGATTAAAACAGCCGAAGACGAGCTGCGTACTTTGCAAGAGCGTATTAATCAAGCGGCATTACAGATACCAAATATTCCCGCAGCAGACACGCCAGTCGGCACTTCAGAAGATGATAATGTAGAGATGCGCAAATGGGGTACGCCACGTGAGTTTGACTTTGAGATTCAAGATCATACTCATATTGGTGAAACGCTGGGGATGCTTGACTTTGAAGCCGCTGCCAAGCTGACGGGTAGTCGATTTAATGTCTTAAAAGGGCAGCTCGCGCAGATGCACCGCGCCTTGATTCAATTTATGCTGAATACCCATACCATCAAATATGGCTATACAGAAACCTATGTTCCTTATATCGTTAATTCTGAAAGTTTAAAAGGTACGGGTCAATTGCCAAAGTTTGAAGATGATTTGTTTAAATTAACCAATCATACCAATAATGATGGCACAGATTTTTATCTGATTCCGACCGCTGAAGTACCGATGACTAACTTGGTACGTGGCGAGCGTTTGGATATCAAAGAGCTGCCATTGAAGTTCACTGCGCATACGCCATGTTTCCGTAGTGAAGCCGGTTCGCACGGTCGTGATACTCGCGGTCTGATTCGTCAGCACCAGTTTGAAAAAGTTGAGATGGTCAATATTGCCAGCGCTGAGCAGTCAGATGATTTGCTAGAAGCTATGACTGGGCAAGCCGAATATATATTGCAGCAATTAAATTTGCCGTATCGTGTGGTACAGCTATGTACGGGTGATATGGGCTTTGCCGCACAAAAGACTTATGACATCGAAGTATGGTTACCAAGCCAAGATACTTATCGTGAAATCTCAAGCTGCTCAAACTGCGGCGACTTCCAAGCACGCCGTATGGGCACGCGAGTTAAAGATGGCAAACAAACCAGTTTGGCACATACGTTAAATGGTTCCGGTTTAGCGGTAGGTCGTACTTTATTGGCAGTTATGGAAAATCATCAAAACGCCGATGGCAGTGTTACGATTCCAGAAGTATTGCGTCCGTTTATGGGCGGTGCTGAGTTGATTTTAGCTTAA
- a CDS encoding DUF4424 family protein, with the protein MINYKNNVIKLCPIFSIKVACIAILAITNVQANDSTGYIGTGGVAYLKNKNISMHSEDLYISKDKIRVNYEFKNLSNKDITETVLFPMPAVPSFTDSDYADTNATYDNFKVWVNGQTINPDLHVRTFMHPIIVKDGDRTYAEESIDTTEIFKSCGLNEADMMGPWTYQVDTEYVNQQLLDCDSKALDKFIYDKESLYIPWDSQVIYSWEQKFKANTTTKIKHAYTPLVGGSVHLGTEQFKDFCVDDATQRGFNKNGGRPYHALSYILTTGANWAKPIANFKLTVERDSNELVSFCWKGKGKIKKVSPTTFEIKESNFIPTHDFDVAFIMK; encoded by the coding sequence ATGATCAATTACAAAAATAATGTAATTAAGCTATGCCCCATATTTAGCATTAAGGTAGCTTGCATCGCTATACTAGCCATAACTAATGTCCAAGCTAACGACTCTACTGGATATATCGGTACGGGCGGTGTTGCGTATCTGAAAAATAAGAATATCAGCATGCATAGCGAAGATTTATATATCTCAAAAGATAAAATTCGCGTCAATTATGAATTTAAAAATCTAAGTAATAAGGATATTACCGAGACCGTCTTATTTCCTATGCCAGCTGTACCTAGTTTTACAGACTCAGATTACGCTGATACAAATGCCACTTATGATAACTTTAAAGTTTGGGTCAATGGTCAAACTATCAATCCTGACTTGCATGTCCGCACTTTTATGCACCCGATTATCGTCAAAGATGGCGATAGAACCTATGCGGAAGAGTCTATTGATACGACTGAAATATTCAAATCCTGCGGTCTTAACGAGGCTGATATGATGGGACCTTGGACCTATCAAGTTGATACTGAATACGTCAATCAACAGCTTTTAGATTGTGATAGTAAGGCATTAGATAAATTCATCTATGATAAAGAAAGTCTTTATATACCTTGGGACTCGCAGGTGATTTATAGTTGGGAGCAAAAATTCAAAGCTAATACTACTACCAAGATTAAGCATGCTTATACCCCTTTAGTAGGAGGTTCGGTGCACTTAGGTACAGAGCAGTTTAAAGATTTTTGTGTAGATGATGCAACTCAGCGAGGATTTAACAAGAATGGCGGTCGTCCCTATCATGCTTTAAGCTATATCCTGACTACAGGCGCAAACTGGGCCAAGCCTATTGCTAATTTTAAACTTACCGTAGAACGCGACTCTAATGAATTAGTATCGTTTTGCTGGAAGGGTAAGGGTAAAATCAAAAAGGTAAGCCCGACGACGTTTGAGATTAAAGAATCTAATTTTATTCCAACGCACGATTTCGATGTGGCTTTTATTATGAAGTAA
- a CDS encoding YceI family protein, which translates to MNTHVTSLLKITLSTCLLVSLPAMALAATIPQKWKLDVPKTNVDFEVKYLGKATTDGKFNKVNGAINYDVKNPTSTTINFTVYTDSIDTDRGFRDSFLRRKELLNTKQHPTMTFVSKKVSMINPKEAHVTGDFTVLGQTKPLTVRVKLSDVENDPVTSKPTLKFRATGLVDRYSYGVTAFPKMISNIIPLEISGKLIAAN; encoded by the coding sequence ATGAATACACATGTCACTTCTTTGCTGAAAATTACACTAAGCACCTGTCTATTAGTATCATTACCAGCAATGGCGCTGGCCGCGACCATTCCACAAAAATGGAAACTGGATGTACCAAAAACCAATGTGGACTTTGAGGTTAAGTATTTGGGTAAGGCAACCACCGATGGTAAGTTTAATAAAGTGAATGGCGCTATTAATTATGATGTAAAAAACCCAACAAGTACGACTATTAATTTTACCGTTTATACCGACAGTATTGACACTGATCGCGGTTTTAGAGATTCATTTTTACGTCGAAAAGAGCTGCTTAATACCAAGCAACACCCAACCATGACTTTTGTATCAAAAAAAGTAAGTATGATTAACCCTAAAGAAGCCCATGTAACTGGTGACTTTACAGTGCTGGGTCAAACCAAACCATTAACCGTTAGAGTAAAACTATCAGACGTCGAAAATGATCCTGTCACCTCTAAACCTACTTTGAAGTTTCGTGCGACGGGTTTGGTAGATCGTTATAGCTATGGTGTCACGGCTTTTCCAAAAATGATTAGTAATATCATCCCGCTTGAGATATCAGGAAAATTAATTGCTGCTAATTAA
- a CDS encoding DUF2057 family protein: MKSNASLLKKLSISALLIGAGSVSMLSQAAVTLLVDDNIKVTAINGQELTQSVFQPLTKSFTLQPGKHVITAKYDRLYNLRRDEHDYLRSGNISVAAEMADNQTYRLTMPSQPEDYAAAKKYAERPTLAIQQNNTVVASQQSVSGNNGSLFSGLGKALGGVFGGSGDAELQNQRAIAALDQPTVTTQSNVNTGVLSTTTQTTSVSSSTNTLDQFMQIWLQATPAEREKMRQWIQK, from the coding sequence ATGAAATCGAATGCGTCTTTGCTCAAAAAACTGTCCATCAGTGCTTTACTTATTGGGGCTGGCTCTGTCTCGATGTTGTCACAAGCAGCAGTGACTTTGCTGGTTGATGACAATATCAAAGTGACTGCGATTAACGGACAAGAGCTCACACAGAGTGTCTTTCAGCCTTTAACCAAATCATTCACATTGCAGCCTGGTAAACATGTGATTACGGCTAAGTATGATCGACTATATAACTTGCGCCGTGATGAGCATGACTATTTGCGCTCAGGGAATATCAGTGTCGCAGCCGAAATGGCAGACAATCAAACCTATCGCTTAACCATGCCAAGCCAACCAGAAGACTATGCAGCGGCCAAGAAATATGCTGAGCGTCCAACGTTGGCAATACAACAGAACAATACTGTTGTTGCCAGTCAACAAAGTGTCAGCGGCAATAACGGTAGCTTATTCTCAGGGTTGGGTAAAGCACTGGGCGGAGTATTTGGCGGTAGCGGTGATGCTGAACTACAAAACCAGCGTGCGATTGCAGCACTAGATCAACCGACTGTCACTACTCAAAGCAATGTTAATACTGGGGTATTATCCACAACTACTCAAACCACAAGCGTTAGTTCGTCGACCAATACGCTGGATCAATTTATGCAAATTTGGCTACAAGCAACGCCTGCTGAACGTGAAAAAATGCGTCAATGGATACAAAAATAG